The genomic segment TTCAGTCAGCGGTTACCGCACACACAGCAACAATACCGTGTCCTTAAAGTCCGAGCATGTGTTTTGCCAGATCTAAGAACTTCGTGATGATGATTGCGTTGGTGATATTACTGATAAATCCTCCGATAACCGGTACAACGAAGAATGCCAGCTTGGAATAGCGGTATTTGCGGCATACGGTTTGCATCGTGGTCATCGAAACGGGTACTGCACCTAAGCCGAACCCGATATGTCCGACTGCCATAACCGCCGCATCGTAATTTCTTCCCAAAAGGTTGAACGTAAGGAAGTAGCAGAAGATAAGAATTAACACAACCTGCACGAGCAGCAATACGACCAATGCAGTGCCTAAGCCTGCGAGCTGCCACAGCTTCATCGAAACAATCGACATCGAAACGAATAAGGCCAACGAGAACTCACCGACGATATCACAAGCATTATATAACACATTGTGTTTATTAGGATTATTTTTTGAAGTCAAATCAAGCAAAAGACGCATTGCAATTCCGCCGAACATACAGCATACGTGAATAGGGAAATTGACTTTAAAATACTTGAG from the Treponema vincentii F0403 genome contains:
- a CDS encoding sodium/glutamate symporter; this encodes MEVAIAAATFGLISGCILGGPFGNFMVKRFHLENPELDGKEEAAELKAEGSGGTAGALVDKYNMLQAVFMLCIACGIGQVLFLALKYFKVNFPIHVCCMFGGIAMRLLLDLTSKNNPNKHNVLYNACDIVGEFSLALFVSMSIVSMKLWQLAGLGTALVVLLLVQVVLILIFCYFLTFNLLGRNYDAAVMAVGHIGFGLGAVPVSMTTMQTVCRKYRYSKLAFFVVPVIGGFISNITNAIIITKFLDLAKHMLGL